A genomic stretch from Sphingobacterium sp. ML3W includes:
- a CDS encoding response regulator transcription factor encodes MNELFKIYQVDAKEALRIQESKNEMHQHDFEELIIGVKGQLEHFIDFKAQTYSAPFVSFVAQGKNHRVKPLLQDNNIDFWVIRFKSEFIPETTFQLYAHFHENATLTFFQPTCFSRLVILCQMIQQETQQSLVDYAVIKHLLSTIFIMIESERKKQFPDTQQQLKNQSTTFTSFLAILEENYRRPEGVNYYAEKLFMSARNLNLICQSILQQSVSEIIETRKLIEAKNLLLTTNKTISEIGFELGYQEKSYFTNVFKKKAGMTPSEFRNEIQKLISE; translated from the coding sequence TTGAACGAACTTTTCAAAATATATCAAGTCGATGCGAAAGAAGCACTACGCATCCAAGAGTCGAAAAATGAAATGCACCAACATGATTTCGAAGAACTGATTATTGGTGTAAAGGGACAGTTAGAACATTTCATCGATTTTAAAGCACAAACATACAGTGCTCCCTTTGTCAGCTTTGTAGCGCAAGGTAAAAATCATCGTGTGAAACCGCTTCTCCAAGATAATAATATTGATTTTTGGGTTATCCGATTTAAAAGCGAATTCATCCCCGAAACCACCTTCCAACTTTATGCGCATTTTCATGAAAATGCGACATTGACTTTTTTCCAGCCAACTTGTTTTTCCAGATTGGTCATCCTGTGCCAAATGATCCAACAGGAAACACAACAATCTTTAGTAGACTATGCCGTTATTAAGCATTTGTTGAGTACAATTTTTATTATGATCGAGTCGGAACGAAAAAAACAATTTCCGGATACCCAACAACAATTGAAAAACCAGAGCACAACGTTCACCAGCTTTCTAGCTATATTAGAAGAGAATTATCGTCGACCAGAGGGTGTTAATTATTACGCAGAAAAACTTTTTATGTCTGCACGGAATTTAAACTTGATCTGCCAAAGCATATTGCAACAAAGCGTATCGGAGATAATCGAAACAAGAAAACTGATAGAAGCCAAAAATCTATTGTTAACAACCAATAAGACGATTTCGGAAATAGGTTTCGAATTAGGCTATCAGGAAAAATCTTATTTTACCAACGTTTTCAAAAAGAAAGCCGGAATGACGCCATCTGAATTTAGAAATGAAATACAGAAGTTGATTTCCGAATAA
- the ygiD gene encoding 4,5-DOPA dioxygenase extradiol, which produces MATLPLSGIASPASSLRKLSTELTATDKFPALFLGHGSPMNAIEDNEFVQGFRKIGQTFEKPKAILVISAHWETRGTFVTAMEHPATIHDFGGFPQALFDVQYPAPGSPSLAHETQRIVTKTEVHLDDKWGLDHGSWSVVKHLYPNADVPIIQMSIDYTQPASYHYEIAQQLAELRKKGVLIIGSGNMVHNLSMVAWDKLNTTGYAYEWASIANDKMKKFIQDGNHQALIDFRQQGKEFDLAIPTPEHYLPLIYTLALQERNEDLFLFNDNSVAGSLTMTSLKIG; this is translated from the coding sequence ATGGCAACATTACCCTTATCAGGCATAGCTAGTCCCGCAAGTTCATTACGTAAATTGTCTACTGAGCTTACTGCGACAGACAAATTTCCAGCTCTTTTTTTAGGCCATGGAAGTCCCATGAATGCTATTGAAGACAATGAGTTTGTTCAAGGATTCAGAAAAATAGGACAAACATTCGAGAAGCCCAAAGCAATCCTCGTCATCTCGGCACATTGGGAGACACGTGGAACATTTGTTACCGCTATGGAGCATCCGGCTACAATCCATGACTTTGGCGGTTTCCCCCAGGCTTTGTTTGACGTACAATATCCTGCGCCCGGAAGCCCCTCGTTAGCTCATGAAACACAGCGTATCGTCACGAAAACCGAAGTACATCTTGACGATAAATGGGGATTGGATCACGGTTCCTGGTCTGTTGTCAAACATTTATACCCCAATGCTGATGTCCCCATTATTCAGATGAGTATTGACTACACCCAACCAGCTTCCTATCATTATGAAATTGCGCAGCAGCTGGCTGAGCTCCGGAAAAAAGGAGTATTGATTATCGGAAGCGGCAATATGGTCCACAATCTCAGCATGGTTGCCTGGGATAAACTCAACACAACCGGATACGCCTACGAATGGGCCAGCATTGCAAATGATAAAATGAAAAAGTTTATTCAAGACGGCAACCATCAGGCTTTAATTGATTTCAGGCAACAGGGCAAGGAGTTTGACCTAGCAATCCCCACACCGGAACACTATCTTCCTTTAATTTATACACTGGCTTTACAGGAAAGAAATGAAGACTTATTTTTGTTCAATGACAATTCTGTAGCAGGCTCACTCACTATGACTTCATTAAAGATCGGTTAG
- a CDS encoding SelT/SelW/SelH family protein, producing MASKPVIEIEYCPKCNWMLRAAYMSQEILSSFTEDIHGVLIIPSEIAGRYTIRIDGQEIFDRKRAGRFPEIKELKQLIRDIVAPEKSLGHSDKTS from the coding sequence ATGGCATCAAAACCTGTTATCGAAATTGAATACTGTCCGAAATGCAATTGGATGTTGCGTGCAGCTTATATGTCCCAAGAGATTTTGAGCTCATTCACGGAAGATATCCACGGCGTCCTGATTATTCCAAGTGAAATTGCCGGCCGTTATACCATACGCATAGATGGTCAAGAAATCTTTGACCGAAAAAGAGCAGGCCGATTTCCCGAAATAAAGGAATTAAAGCAACTGATCCGGGATATTGTCGCCCCTGAAAAATCATTGGGACATTCGGATAAAACTTCTTAA
- a CDS encoding methylated-DNA--[protein]-cysteine S-methyltransferase, which yields MTIQQEVDFQRIAKAIHFLQENFRTQPTLGQIASHVYMSEAHFQRMFTSWAGTSPKKFLQYISLNHAKSLLKENNIAETTFQLGLSSSSRLHELFINIEGMTPAEYKNEGANLLISYYYYETLFGPIIIASTSKGICHIAYEEDKESAFETLQKRFPNAKYILRQDVMHENALKALNPQDNDIGQVKLHLKGTEFQLKVWEALLKIPMGNLSTYGSIASQIGNPKASRAVGTAIGSNPIAYLIPCHRVIQNSGIFGGYRWDPIRKTAIIGWESLHTAI from the coding sequence ATGACTATTCAACAAGAAGTAGATTTTCAACGTATCGCCAAGGCAATACATTTCTTACAAGAAAATTTCAGAACTCAACCCACACTGGGACAGATCGCTTCTCATGTCTACATGAGTGAAGCTCATTTCCAACGGATGTTTACCTCCTGGGCAGGCACAAGCCCAAAGAAGTTCTTGCAATATATAAGTTTAAATCACGCCAAATCACTATTGAAGGAAAACAATATTGCAGAAACGACTTTTCAGCTGGGTCTTTCAAGTAGCAGCAGATTACATGAACTGTTTATCAATATCGAAGGGATGACACCTGCTGAGTACAAGAATGAAGGTGCCAATCTGCTCATTTCATACTATTATTATGAAACACTTTTTGGCCCCATCATTATCGCCTCTACTTCAAAAGGCATCTGTCATATTGCTTATGAAGAAGATAAAGAATCTGCGTTCGAAACGCTTCAAAAGCGCTTCCCAAACGCAAAATACATACTGCGGCAGGATGTAATGCATGAAAATGCACTAAAAGCATTAAATCCACAGGATAATGATATCGGTCAGGTGAAATTGCATCTCAAAGGAACAGAATTTCAGTTGAAGGTATGGGAAGCACTGTTAAAAATTCCCATGGGTAATTTAAGCACTTATGGTTCGATTGCTTCTCAAATTGGAAATCCCAAGGCTTCACGTGCAGTAGGCACAGCCATTGGCAGTAACCCTATTGCTTATCTAATTCCCTGCCATCGGGTTATCCAAAACAGTGGCATATTTGGTGGTTATCGTTGGGATCCGATAAGAAAGACAGCGATTATCGGCTGGGAGAGCCTCCACACTGCAATATAA
- a CDS encoding alpha-ketoglutarate-dependent dioxygenase AlkB, with product MELFDNLFDGNKNILPYDGTVNYYGKILDPQQANHYFNQLMNSIEWVNDRAIIFGNEIITKRKVAWYGDQAFEYSYSNTTKRALPWTKELLELKTLAELKTQETYNSCLLNLYHNGDEGMAWHSDGEKDLKKNGAIASLSFGAERKFAFKHKTTKEKVDLILGNGSLLVMKDLTQTYWLHRLPPTKKVFMPRVNLTFRTIDNFQ from the coding sequence ATGGAACTTTTCGACAATCTTTTTGATGGAAACAAAAATATACTTCCCTATGACGGGACAGTCAATTACTATGGCAAAATACTAGATCCGCAACAAGCGAATCACTATTTTAACCAGTTGATGAATTCCATCGAATGGGTAAACGATCGTGCGATTATTTTCGGAAACGAAATTATCACTAAACGCAAAGTTGCCTGGTATGGGGATCAGGCTTTTGAATATAGCTATTCCAATACCACCAAAAGAGCTCTCCCCTGGACAAAAGAACTACTCGAGCTAAAAACACTTGCTGAATTAAAAACACAGGAAACTTATAATTCTTGTTTATTGAATCTATATCACAATGGTGATGAAGGTATGGCCTGGCATAGTGACGGAGAAAAAGACCTAAAGAAAAATGGCGCAATTGCTTCTTTAAGTTTTGGAGCCGAAAGAAAGTTTGCATTCAAGCACAAAACGACAAAAGAAAAAGTAGATCTTATTTTGGGAAATGGTAGTCTCTTAGTTATGAAGGATCTTACACAGACGTATTGGTTACACCGTCTCCCTCCTACGAAGAAGGTATTTATGCCTCGTGTGAATTTGACCTTCAGAACTATTGACAATTTTCAATAA
- a CDS encoding M1 family metallopeptidase, which yields MIRQNIYSCGLALLLLTGFAQAQELYTPRNIKQAIEKGTRTTTGVPGKNYWQNFGKYDVKVQLDPIAKTVRGNETILYSNNSLDTLKQLAIRFVNNVHKPNAARANYASDDYLTSGLKIKSFKLNGQVYEVNSKDWGTVKLGDFGQKILPGTVATLEISWEYPLSVESDRDGMLNASTFYCAYSYPRVSVYDDYNGWDVLEHNGRQEFYNGFNDYLFEIAVPKNFVVWATGELQNAAEVLQKPILERFEQSKKSDEPIHVATASEMKAGKVTAQQEWNKWKFKATYVPDFCFSVSDNYIWDAGSVDLGTKRVSVQSSYVAGTPDFEQYIGWQQYCIDWFSKNWPGVTYPYPTMTAVQGFADMEYPMMINDSSVPDNFVDARQTADHEIAHTYFPFYMGINETRYGYMDEGWATALEFWIGNAEIGAEKNKELFKESRVKRYIFDPSTEEDQPLITMTSQLNGLGYGNNAYIKAALSYIALRDYLGDAVFKKALHHYMDHWHGKHPTPWDFFYSINAGAGQNLNWFWKNWYFTNNYIDLKADSFKQSGNKNTLSITNVGGFAVPFDVLITYTDGTLETKHQTPAIWQQNEKQATISWSSSKKVKKITLDGGVFMDYTAKDNDWEAVK from the coding sequence ATGATCAGACAGAATATATATAGCTGCGGTTTGGCCCTACTGTTGTTAACAGGTTTTGCGCAAGCACAGGAACTCTATACACCCAGGAATATTAAACAAGCCATTGAAAAAGGCACGCGGACCACAACCGGTGTGCCTGGTAAAAATTACTGGCAAAACTTTGGGAAATATGATGTCAAGGTACAGTTGGATCCTATCGCGAAGACCGTCCGCGGAAATGAAACCATTTTATACAGCAATAATAGCCTTGATACATTGAAGCAATTGGCGATCCGATTTGTGAACAATGTCCACAAACCCAATGCTGCGCGTGCTAACTATGCTTCGGACGACTATTTGACATCCGGGTTAAAGATAAAATCCTTTAAGCTCAACGGACAGGTTTACGAAGTAAACAGCAAGGATTGGGGAACAGTCAAACTCGGTGATTTTGGGCAGAAAATTCTTCCCGGGACGGTGGCAACCCTAGAGATTAGCTGGGAGTATCCGTTATCGGTTGAGAGCGACCGCGATGGCATGCTCAATGCATCTACTTTCTATTGTGCTTATTCCTATCCACGTGTATCTGTTTATGATGATTACAATGGCTGGGATGTTTTGGAGCATAACGGTAGACAGGAGTTCTATAATGGTTTCAATGATTATCTGTTTGAGATTGCTGTACCCAAAAATTTTGTTGTCTGGGCCACAGGCGAGCTTCAGAATGCGGCAGAAGTATTACAAAAGCCTATTTTGGAACGCTTCGAGCAATCGAAAAAAAGTGATGAGCCTATCCATGTTGCTACAGCCTCTGAGATGAAGGCGGGTAAGGTCACCGCGCAGCAAGAATGGAACAAGTGGAAGTTTAAAGCGACCTATGTTCCTGATTTTTGTTTCAGTGTGAGCGACAATTATATTTGGGATGCCGGCAGTGTGGACTTAGGAACCAAACGGGTCAGTGTACAATCCAGTTATGTTGCTGGTACACCCGATTTTGAGCAATATATTGGCTGGCAGCAATACTGTATCGACTGGTTTTCCAAAAATTGGCCCGGTGTAACCTACCCTTATCCGACAATGACAGCAGTACAGGGATTTGCGGATATGGAATACCCGATGATGATCAATGATTCGAGTGTGCCCGACAATTTTGTTGACGCCCGACAAACAGCAGATCATGAGATCGCACATACCTATTTCCCTTTTTACATGGGGATCAATGAGACCCGATATGGTTATATGGATGAAGGCTGGGCTACAGCGCTTGAATTTTGGATTGGTAATGCGGAGATCGGAGCCGAAAAGAATAAGGAGCTTTTCAAAGAGTCACGCGTGAAACGATATATCTTCGACCCATCCACAGAAGAGGATCAGCCTTTGATTACGATGACTTCACAGTTAAATGGTCTGGGTTACGGAAATAATGCCTATATCAAAGCTGCCTTATCGTATATCGCGCTACGGGATTATTTAGGTGATGCGGTTTTCAAAAAAGCCTTACATCATTATATGGACCATTGGCATGGTAAACACCCTACGCCGTGGGATTTCTTTTATAGTATCAATGCTGGAGCTGGTCAGAATTTAAATTGGTTTTGGAAGAACTGGTATTTTACCAATAATTACATTGATTTAAAGGCGGATAGCTTTAAGCAGTCTGGCAATAAAAATACCTTGTCGATCACAAACGTAGGTGGATTTGCGGTGCCTTTTGACGTCTTGATTACCTATACAGACGGCACTTTGGAGACAAAACATCAAACACCTGCAATTTGGCAACAGAATGAAAAACAGGCAACGATCAGTTGGTCATCTTCAAAGAAAGTGAAAAAAATTACGCTGGATGGTGGCGTTTTTATGGATTACACCGCCAAAGACAATGATTGGGAAGCTGTAAAGTAA
- a CDS encoding BamA/TamA family outer membrane protein translates to MQQFLRHRYLFTFIFLLPCFLLIPNRLVAQSETEIDSASVYKKQRDSILASQYDISDLIGRIIHPKRKKEKSSKRSPITLMPNIAYNPTIGGQIGVKAVAGKVLGDPKTTTMSIAATSASITTKNIMVFYISHNVFTPNNKLNFQGAFALVKMVALDAGLGMTAPGKWNNEEEEILANPEHKKYGAKYNAFTFNEKVYKKVSDGLFLGAGLAFDLRRKITSSGPNGNVTPNTIYTEKHGFAPDSYNSNGLLLNMQYTTRDNPNRPYKGIYSDIGLRWNTKLLGSSKSAVQLTTDFRKYFSLSQSDPAHVLAFWYWGSYKLGGVLPYFDLPGTGRDAAVRTGRGYTIGYFKGPSFAYAETEYRFPILKNRFLSGAAFFNLQSASDELGTKLFERWQPGGGAGLRVLFNKATRTNLCLDYAIGKYGSRGFFLGLNEAF, encoded by the coding sequence ATGCAGCAATTTTTACGTCATCGTTATTTATTCACTTTCATTTTTTTACTACCCTGCTTTCTGCTGATACCCAATAGGCTTGTGGCTCAATCTGAAACTGAGATAGATTCGGCTTCCGTCTATAAAAAGCAACGTGATTCGATTCTGGCGAGCCAATATGATATCTCGGACTTGATCGGCCGGATTATTCACCCCAAACGTAAAAAGGAAAAATCCAGCAAACGTTCTCCGATTACCTTAATGCCAAACATTGCCTATAATCCGACGATTGGTGGACAGATTGGTGTCAAGGCTGTTGCGGGAAAAGTTCTGGGTGATCCCAAAACAACCACCATGTCAATCGCAGCAACTTCAGCCTCTATTACGACCAAAAACATCATGGTTTTCTATATTAGCCACAATGTATTTACCCCTAACAATAAACTGAATTTTCAAGGAGCTTTTGCATTGGTCAAAATGGTTGCCCTAGACGCAGGTTTGGGTATGACCGCACCGGGGAAATGGAATAATGAAGAAGAGGAAATACTTGCTAATCCCGAACATAAAAAATATGGTGCCAAATACAATGCCTTTACTTTTAACGAAAAGGTCTATAAAAAGGTGTCCGACGGATTGTTTTTAGGAGCTGGACTAGCCTTCGACCTGCGCCGGAAGATTACGAGCAGTGGCCCCAATGGAAATGTTACCCCAAATACCATTTATACCGAAAAACATGGTTTTGCTCCAGATAGCTACAATTCTAATGGCCTCCTATTGAATATGCAGTACACTACGCGGGATAATCCCAATAGACCCTACAAGGGGATCTATTCAGACATTGGCCTACGTTGGAATACCAAATTATTGGGCAGCAGTAAAAGTGCCGTCCAGCTCACGACCGACTTTCGGAAATACTTTAGTTTATCACAGTCAGATCCAGCACATGTGCTTGCTTTTTGGTATTGGGGTTCTTATAAACTTGGTGGTGTCCTCCCCTACTTCGACCTCCCTGGTACAGGAAGAGATGCCGCTGTAAGGACAGGTCGCGGGTATACAATTGGTTATTTCAAGGGACCTTCTTTTGCTTATGCTGAAACAGAATACCGCTTTCCAATTTTAAAAAATCGCTTTTTGAGTGGTGCTGCATTTTTTAATCTCCAAAGTGCAAGTGATGAATTGGGCACAAAACTTTTTGAAAGATGGCAACCAGGCGGTGGTGCGGGATTACGCGTTCTGTTTAACAAGGCCACCCGAACAAACCTCTGTCTGGACTATGCTATAGGAAAATATGGGTCTCGTGGATTCTTTCTTGGATTGAACGAAGCATTTTAA
- a CDS encoding TonB-dependent receptor produces the protein MKRNYLLAAICLCGKLYAQTTDSINNRLEQVEIKAYFNKQPLLRLTSSAAVLSQQRIQSQQSPALVAVMNTVPGLRMEERSPGSYRLALRGSMLRSPFGVRNVKIYLDDFPLTDAGGNTYLNLIDPYTIDQINILKGPDGSIYGANSGGVISLYSKGFNTLTKPEVNLQLTGGSYGLFQQQLNAVLPINQTQQLAINQSWTRSDGYRQHSSLNRKTIQLNYNWQYAKHSELKFTGFYADLGYQTPGGLTAAQMESDRRQSRPKGGPNPSATEQKAAIYDKTFFGGVSNQTSISSKLTLFANVFGSSNQIKNPFITNYEKRDEKNLGTRLYLSYVDQLSKNLKYELQVGLEAQKGWYDIDNYDNNQGQAGNPQAKDKLENSQQSFFARTQLAWLERLQVELSIGLNENKIAYQQRYPVAQENKAAINFGNTWMPRAALSYLAMPTLAVRASISKGFSAPTIAEVRSSDNMINKDLRPETGTNHEFGVRWHLWNRRVILDAAAYTYQMDDAIIRQVRESGAEYFQNAGKIDQKGIEASIFAYLLTPRSAGLIRSLQVGSNFSLNDYSFKNYQIGDKNYSGNKLTAVPKTVWVNTLNVLFPYQLHLDLLSNLTAAIPLDDANTVYAKRYHLLQGKISWSKAIGHGHKVSIFAGADNLLNQRYSLGNDINAFGGRYFNPAPLRNYYGGMNLNF, from the coding sequence ATGAAAAGAAATTACCTACTTGCCGCAATTTGTCTATGTGGTAAATTATATGCCCAAACAACTGACAGCATCAACAATAGACTTGAACAGGTCGAAATTAAAGCTTATTTTAATAAACAACCCTTACTACGGCTTACATCATCAGCGGCCGTATTAAGTCAGCAGCGGATTCAATCTCAGCAATCGCCGGCACTTGTCGCTGTCATGAATACGGTACCCGGACTACGCATGGAAGAACGCTCTCCCGGAAGCTATCGCTTGGCATTACGGGGTAGCATGCTCCGTTCTCCGTTCGGTGTCCGTAATGTAAAGATCTATCTGGATGACTTTCCGCTCACAGATGCTGGAGGAAACACCTACCTCAATCTGATTGATCCTTACACAATAGACCAGATCAATATTTTGAAAGGACCTGATGGTTCTATTTATGGTGCCAATTCTGGCGGTGTAATCTCACTCTACAGCAAGGGTTTTAATACCCTGACCAAACCCGAAGTCAATTTACAGCTAACGGGTGGTTCATATGGATTATTTCAGCAGCAGCTCAATGCTGTGCTTCCAATCAATCAGACGCAGCAATTGGCGATCAATCAAAGCTGGACACGCAGTGACGGTTATCGACAACATTCATCTTTGAACAGGAAAACCATCCAGTTGAACTATAATTGGCAATATGCAAAGCATTCTGAACTCAAATTCACTGGGTTTTATGCTGACTTGGGATATCAAACTCCCGGAGGTCTTACTGCTGCACAAATGGAGAGCGATCGCCGGCAATCCCGACCCAAAGGTGGCCCGAATCCAAGTGCAACGGAACAAAAAGCAGCAATCTATGATAAAACTTTTTTTGGCGGCGTGAGCAACCAAACGAGTATCAGTTCTAAATTAACCCTGTTTGCCAATGTATTCGGTTCGTCCAACCAGATCAAAAACCCCTTTATCACCAATTATGAAAAAAGGGATGAAAAAAACTTGGGAACACGGCTCTATTTATCCTATGTTGATCAGCTTAGCAAAAACTTAAAGTATGAACTCCAAGTTGGTTTAGAGGCTCAAAAAGGTTGGTACGATATAGACAATTATGATAATAATCAAGGGCAGGCTGGTAATCCACAAGCCAAAGATAAGCTGGAAAATAGTCAACAGTCATTCTTTGCACGCACTCAGCTAGCTTGGTTGGAACGTCTTCAAGTCGAACTATCCATTGGACTCAATGAAAATAAAATCGCTTATCAACAACGTTATCCAGTTGCACAAGAGAATAAAGCAGCTATCAATTTTGGTAATACCTGGATGCCACGAGCCGCCCTCTCCTATTTGGCGATGCCAACACTAGCAGTCCGGGCTTCTATTTCAAAAGGGTTTTCAGCTCCGACAATTGCTGAAGTGCGCTCATCTGACAATATGATCAATAAGGACCTAAGGCCTGAGACTGGTACCAACCATGAATTCGGCGTTCGATGGCACCTGTGGAATCGTCGTGTGATATTAGATGCAGCAGCATATACCTATCAAATGGATGATGCCATTATTCGGCAAGTACGCGAATCTGGAGCAGAATATTTTCAGAATGCAGGAAAAATAGATCAGAAAGGAATTGAAGCTTCTATATTTGCCTATTTGTTAACACCAAGGTCAGCCGGACTGATCCGTAGTTTACAGGTCGGAAGCAATTTTTCATTAAATGACTATTCTTTCAAAAACTATCAGATTGGGGATAAAAATTACAGTGGCAACAAATTAACCGCTGTCCCAAAAACAGTTTGGGTAAATACCTTAAATGTTCTTTTCCCTTATCAACTTCATTTGGATCTACTTTCCAATTTAACCGCTGCCATACCATTGGATGACGCTAATACCGTTTATGCAAAACGTTACCATCTTTTACAAGGCAAAATATCCTGGAGCAAAGCTATAGGCCATGGACATAAAGTCAGTATTTTTGCTGGTGCCGACAATCTGTTGAACCAAAGATATAGCCTTGGCAATGACATCAATGCTTTCGGTGGTCGGTATTTCAATCCAGCCCCATTGCGAAATTATTATGGTGGCATGAATCTTAATTTTTAA